A genomic stretch from Nitrobacter winogradskyi Nb-255 includes:
- the rpsF gene encoding 30S ribosomal protein S6, whose protein sequence is MPLYEHVFLARQDASSQQVEELTTQITGVITGLGGKVTKTENWGVRSLTYRMKKNRKAHFVLLNIDGPATIVNEIERQERIHEDVIRYLTVRVDEHEDGPSAMMRKADRDRERDDRGGGFRGDRGPRRPREEPAAVVEE, encoded by the coding sequence AGTTCCCAGCAGGTCGAGGAATTGACCACCCAGATCACCGGCGTGATCACGGGACTGGGGGGCAAGGTCACCAAGACCGAGAACTGGGGCGTACGTTCGCTCACCTATCGCATGAAAAAGAACCGCAAGGCGCATTTCGTGCTGCTCAACATCGATGGACCCGCCACCATCGTCAATGAGATCGAGCGTCAGGAACGCATTCATGAAGACGTCATCCGCTATCTCACCGTGCGAGTGGACGAACATGAGGACGGTCCGTCCGCGATGATGCGCAAAGCCGATCGCGACCGTGAGCGCGACGATCGCGGTGGTGGTTTCCGCGGTGACCGCGGCCCGCGCAGACCGCGCGAGGAACCCGCCGCAGTGGTTGAGGAGTAA
- the rpsR gene encoding 30S ribosomal protein S18 — protein sequence MADAGARRPFFRRRKTCPFTGANAPKIDYKDSKLLMRYVSERGKIVPSRITAVSAKKQRELARAVKRARFLGLLPYVIR from the coding sequence ATGGCTGATGCCGGTGCACGCCGTCCCTTTTTCCGCCGCCGCAAGACCTGCCCGTTCACGGGCGCGAATGCGCCGAAGATCGACTACAAGGATTCCAAGCTGCTGATGCGTTACGTCTCCGAGCGCGGCAAGATCGTGCCGAGCCGCATCACTGCCGTCTCCGCGAAGAAGCAGCGCGAACTCGCCCGCGCGGTCAAGCGTGCGCGCTTCCTCGGCCTGCTTCCCTACGTTATCCGGTAA
- a CDS encoding DUF2232 domain-containing protein, giving the protein MTMNLPVAIAAGCASALMFASIISGALISVLLFYLAPLPLMVAAMGWGPACAAIGGAFAAVSLGALFGASYSAAFVLTVALPAWWLGHLVLLGRPAGMDAPPQRAEQATSQGTDAALAAPPPVDWYPLGRVLVWIAGFAALTTTAALLTLGSDASAITDALRRGLVRIAKVQDGASGDRASEVVDAFVAIAPAAAATIAMATLTLNMWLAAKVTAASGRLRRPWPDVRTTTLPPMALVATMIALALSFVGGLPAMLAQIITACLMMTYALAGFAVLHTITLTMRNRGLWLGSVYAIVLMFVWPVITVVGIGIADAVFGFRQRYLQRHTPPPLTPKS; this is encoded by the coding sequence ATGACTATGAACCTTCCCGTTGCAATCGCGGCCGGTTGTGCGTCCGCGCTGATGTTCGCCTCGATCATTTCAGGCGCGCTGATCTCGGTGCTGTTGTTCTATCTGGCGCCTCTGCCGTTGATGGTCGCGGCAATGGGATGGGGGCCCGCCTGCGCCGCGATCGGCGGCGCTTTCGCCGCCGTCAGCCTTGGCGCCCTGTTCGGTGCGTCCTATTCCGCCGCTTTCGTGCTGACAGTGGCGCTGCCGGCATGGTGGCTTGGGCATCTGGTGTTGCTCGGCCGCCCGGCCGGCATGGATGCGCCGCCGCAACGAGCCGAGCAGGCAACCAGCCAGGGGACCGATGCAGCGCTGGCCGCTCCGCCTCCGGTCGACTGGTATCCGCTCGGACGCGTCCTGGTCTGGATCGCCGGCTTCGCCGCGCTGACCACGACCGCCGCACTTCTCACGCTCGGTTCCGACGCATCGGCGATTACGGATGCCTTGCGGCGTGGTCTGGTTCGCATCGCCAAGGTACAGGATGGAGCGTCCGGCGACCGCGCCTCGGAGGTCGTCGATGCGTTCGTGGCCATCGCCCCCGCCGCTGCCGCGACCATCGCGATGGCGACACTCACGCTCAATATGTGGCTTGCGGCCAAGGTCACGGCCGCCTCCGGCCGGCTGCGGCGTCCCTGGCCCGACGTGAGAACAACGACACTCCCGCCGATGGCGCTGGTTGCGACGATGATCGCGCTGGCGCTGAGCTTCGTCGGCGGACTGCCCGCGATGCTGGCCCAGATCATTACCGCGTGCCTGATGATGACGTATGCGCTGGCGGGTTTCGCCGTGCTGCACACGATCACGCTGACGATGCGGAACCGCGGGCTATGGCTCGGCTCGGTCTATGCCATCGTGCTGATGTTCGTATGGCCCGTCATCACGGTCGTCGGTATCGGCATCGCAGACGCGGTTTTCGGGTTTCGCCAACGTTACCTGCAACGTCACACGCCTCCGCCGCTCACACCGAAATCTTGA
- the rplI gene encoding 50S ribosomal protein L9, producing MEIILLERVAKLGQMGEVVKVKDGFARNFLLRRGKALRATAENRAKYDGMKAELEANNIKAKGEAATVAEKINGRDIVVIRQASETGQLFGSVTVRDIVAALAADGIIVSRPQVWLDAPIKTIGQQKLTVAVHPEVEAEITVTVARSVDEAERIQRGEDISTRREDRDAAAEAIAAAGEFFDPDAQHDDEPAAEDDQNAEEK from the coding sequence ATGGAAATCATTCTGCTGGAACGCGTGGCCAAGCTCGGGCAGATGGGCGAGGTCGTGAAGGTCAAGGACGGTTTCGCCCGCAACTTCCTTCTCCGCCGCGGCAAGGCCCTGCGCGCGACCGCCGAGAACCGGGCGAAATACGACGGCATGAAGGCCGAGCTTGAAGCCAACAACATCAAGGCCAAGGGCGAAGCCGCCACGGTGGCCGAGAAGATCAACGGGCGCGACATCGTCGTCATCCGCCAGGCTTCCGAAACCGGTCAGCTATTCGGTTCGGTCACGGTTCGCGACATCGTTGCGGCATTGGCCGCCGACGGCATTATCGTCAGCCGCCCCCAGGTCTGGCTCGATGCGCCGATCAAGACGATTGGTCAGCAGAAGCTGACGGTCGCGGTTCATCCGGAAGTCGAGGCCGAAATCACGGTCACGGTCGCCCGCAGCGTCGACGAGGCCGAGCGCATCCAGCGCGGCGAGGACATCAGCACCCGCCGGGAGGATCGTGACGCCGCCGCGGAAGCGATCGCCGCCGCCGGTGAATTCTTCGATCCGGACGCTCAACACGACGACGAGCCGGCTGCCGAGGACGACCAAAACGCCGAGGAGAAGTAA
- the clpA gene encoding ATP-dependent Clp protease ATP-binding subunit ClpA, with protein MPTFSQSLEQSLHRALAIANERHHQYATLEHLLLSLVDDSDAAAVMRACSVDLDKLRGSLVNYLETEFENLVTAEAADDAKPTAGFQRVIQRAVIHVQSSGREEVTGANVLIAIFAERESHAAYFLQEQDMTRYDAVNYISHGIAKRPGVSEARPVRGVDEETETKSGDDAKKKGDALETYCVNLNKKARDGKIDPVVGRNTEINRAIQVLCRRQKNNPLFVGDAGVGKTAIAEGLAKRIVDSEVPEVLAAATIFSLDMGTLLAGTRYRGDFEERLKQVLKELEAHPNAVLFIDEIHTVIGAGATSGGAMDASNLLKPALASGTIRCMGSTTYKEYRQHFEKDRALVRRFQKIDVNEPSVEDAIAILKGLKPYFEDYHKLKYTNDAIEAAVQLSSRYIHDRKLPDKAIDVIDESGAAQMLVTENKRKKTIGIKEIETTIAAMARIPPKSMSKDDAEVLKHLEQTLKRVVFGQDRAIEALTASIKLARAGLREPEKPIGSYLFSGPTGVGKTEVAKQLAEALGVELLRFDMSEYMERHTVSRLIGAPPGYVGFDQGGLLTDGVDQHPHSVVLLDEIEKAHPDVYNVLLQIMDHGRLTDHHGKQVNFRNVILIMTTNAGASDMAKAAFGFTRNKREGDDREAINRQFSPEFRNRLDAVVSFGHLNTDVIGMVVEKFVLQLEAQLADRYVTIELSDTAKAWLVQHGYDEQMGARPMARVIQEHIKKPLADEVLFGKLKGGGHVRVVLVKDEAVAGVDLEKIGFEFIEGPVTPKPENLPGARKRTPPRKPKPGGGGLTSEEPLKV; from the coding sequence ATGCCAACTTTTTCTCAAAGCCTGGAACAATCCCTGCATCGGGCGCTCGCGATCGCCAACGAGCGTCATCACCAATACGCCACGCTCGAACACCTCTTGCTGTCGCTGGTCGACGATTCGGACGCGGCAGCGGTCATGCGGGCTTGCAGCGTCGATCTCGACAAGCTGCGCGGCAGCCTCGTGAATTATCTCGAGACCGAATTCGAGAATCTGGTCACGGCGGAAGCCGCTGACGACGCCAAACCGACAGCCGGTTTCCAGCGCGTGATCCAGCGGGCTGTGATTCATGTGCAGTCGTCCGGCCGCGAGGAGGTGACTGGCGCCAACGTGCTGATCGCGATTTTCGCGGAGCGCGAGAGCCATGCCGCCTACTTCCTGCAGGAGCAGGACATGACGCGCTACGACGCGGTGAATTACATCAGTCATGGCATCGCCAAACGCCCCGGCGTTTCCGAAGCGAGGCCGGTGCGCGGCGTCGACGAAGAGACCGAAACCAAGAGCGGCGACGACGCCAAGAAGAAGGGCGACGCGCTCGAGACCTATTGCGTCAACCTGAACAAGAAGGCGCGGGACGGCAAGATCGATCCGGTGGTCGGAAGAAATACCGAGATCAACCGCGCGATCCAGGTGCTGTGCCGCAGGCAAAAGAACAACCCGCTCTTTGTCGGCGACGCCGGCGTCGGAAAGACCGCGATCGCGGAAGGATTGGCGAAGCGCATCGTCGACAGTGAAGTTCCCGAGGTGCTGGCGGCCGCGACCATATTCTCGCTCGACATGGGAACGCTGCTGGCGGGCACACGCTATCGCGGCGACTTCGAGGAGCGGTTGAAGCAGGTGCTCAAGGAACTCGAAGCCCACCCGAACGCGGTTCTCTTCATCGACGAGATCCACACGGTGATCGGCGCGGGAGCGACCTCCGGCGGCGCGATGGATGCTTCGAATCTGCTCAAGCCCGCATTGGCGTCGGGAACGATCCGCTGCATGGGTTCGACCACCTACAAGGAATACCGGCAGCACTTCGAGAAGGATCGCGCGCTGGTGCGCCGGTTCCAGAAGATCGACGTCAATGAGCCGTCGGTCGAGGATGCCATCGCCATCCTCAAGGGCCTCAAGCCGTATTTCGAGGACTACCACAAGCTGAAGTACACCAACGACGCGATCGAGGCGGCCGTGCAGTTGTCGTCCCGGTATATTCACGACCGCAAGTTGCCCGATAAGGCGATCGACGTGATCGACGAATCCGGCGCGGCCCAGATGCTGGTGACCGAGAACAAGCGGAAGAAAACGATAGGGATCAAGGAAATCGAGACCACGATCGCGGCCATGGCCCGGATCCCGCCCAAGAGCATGTCGAAGGACGATGCTGAGGTTCTCAAGCACCTTGAGCAGACTCTCAAGCGCGTCGTGTTCGGACAGGATCGTGCGATCGAGGCTCTTACGGCGTCGATCAAGCTGGCGCGCGCCGGCTTGCGCGAACCGGAGAAGCCGATCGGTTCCTACCTGTTCTCCGGCCCGACCGGCGTCGGCAAGACGGAGGTCGCCAAACAGCTTGCGGAGGCGCTCGGCGTCGAACTGCTGCGCTTCGACATGTCCGAATACATGGAACGGCACACCGTTTCACGGCTGATCGGTGCGCCTCCGGGCTATGTCGGCTTTGATCAGGGCGGCCTGCTGACTGACGGCGTCGATCAGCATCCGCATTCTGTGGTGCTGCTCGATGAGATCGAGAAGGCGCACCCGGATGTATATAATGTGCTGTTGCAGATCATGGATCACGGCCGGCTCACCGATCACCACGGCAAGCAGGTCAACTTCCGTAACGTGATCCTGATCATGACAACCAATGCGGGCGCCTCGGACATGGCTAAGGCTGCGTTCGGCTTCACGCGCAACAAGCGGGAAGGGGACGATCGCGAGGCGATCAATCGCCAGTTTTCGCCTGAGTTCCGTAACCGACTTGATGCCGTCGTGTCGTTCGGTCACCTCAATACGGATGTCATCGGCATGGTGGTCGAGAAGTTCGTGTTGCAGCTCGAGGCTCAGCTTGCGGATCGTTATGTGACGATTGAGCTTTCTGATACGGCCAAGGCCTGGCTGGTCCAGCACGGCTACGATGAGCAAATGGGGGCCCGGCCGATGGCGCGGGTGATCCAGGAGCACATCAAGAAGCCGCTCGCAGACGAGGTGCTATTCGGTAAGCTCAAGGGTGGCGGCCACGTTCGCGTCGTTCTAGTCAAGGATGAGGCGGTCGCGGGCGTCGATCTCGAGAAGATCGGCTTCGAGTTTATCGAAGGGCCGGTCACGCCGAAGCCCGAGAATCTTCCGGGCGCTCGCAAGCGTACGCCACCGCGCAAGCCCAAGCCGGGCGGCGGAGGGCTTACGTCGGAGGAGCCGCTAAAGGTGTGA
- the clpS gene encoding ATP-dependent Clp protease adapter ClpS, with amino-acid sequence MSEDEDDHAGGRGDPAASVITKVRTKTKRPNLYRVLILNDDYTPMEFVVHVLEKFFQKDLEAATQIMLHVHHHGIGECGVFTYEVAETKVTQVMDFARKHQHPLQCVMEKK; translated from the coding sequence ATGAGTGAAGATGAAGACGATCACGCCGGGGGCCGTGGCGATCCGGCCGCTTCTGTCATCACCAAGGTCAGGACGAAGACGAAACGTCCCAATCTCTATCGCGTGCTCATATTGAATGACGACTACACTCCGATGGAGTTCGTCGTTCACGTCCTTGAGAAGTTCTTTCAAAAGGACCTGGAGGCCGCCACCCAGATCATGCTGCACGTTCATCATCATGGCATCGGCGAATGCGGCGTGTTCACCTACGAGGTCGCAGAGACCAAGGTCACGCAGGTGATGGATTTCGCGCGCAAGCACCAGCATCCGCTGCAATGCGTGATGGAAAAAAAATAG
- a CDS encoding pilus assembly protein: MPGTSTCKRIRNSISRFDRDIRANIAPIFAIALLPVLGFVGAAVDYTRANAARSSMQAAMDSAVLMVSRDAAANPAMTSQQITDAVQRYFNSLYNDKSAFNVSVSAAYTPSTSSAAAKILASGQGAIETDFMKIAGFPQLSFGTSSTSTWGNSRMRVALVLDNTGSMRDNGKMAALQRAAKDMIDSLSAFAKTADDVYISIIPFAKDVNVDKSNYNAAWINWTEWEAEPPILIEENYPINVRYNGLTYDKWEDIGPGAPCPFDTRNNGSPRPTQNSRVGKFSFACMDRPGSLSGATDLSSLYTNRYLIPSDPSGKYYGMICPGIDGGAKFPRKRDIYYNGCYTSVVDTDRSVVVSTGSGASCPSTTPNCSCTGSGRNRKCTQAKYKHYWRAHPTDTNQAKDAAPAHSTWTGCINDRDQAYDISNADPSSGSSGTPSTKFYAEQLNGCLPATITPVSSQSSTLKNQIDSMSPSGSTNQAIGLAWGWQTLSTTNGPFPAPAKDKAYVYQDYLVLLSDGLNTRNRWSGNGSDHSPEVDVRQALLCQKVKDSGTVIFTVQVNVGNRDPLSQVLQDCASNGNFQMITSANQTADAFQNILTQISQLRIAK, from the coding sequence ATGCCTGGGACGTCAACTTGCAAACGGATTCGCAATTCGATCAGTCGTTTTGATCGGGATATCCGAGCTAACATCGCGCCCATTTTCGCGATCGCGCTGCTGCCGGTATTGGGCTTCGTGGGCGCCGCCGTCGATTATACGCGAGCGAACGCGGCCCGCTCGTCGATGCAGGCGGCCATGGATTCGGCGGTGCTGATGGTTTCCAGGGATGCCGCGGCGAATCCGGCCATGACGTCCCAGCAGATCACTGACGCGGTGCAGCGCTACTTTAACTCACTTTATAATGACAAAAGCGCATTCAATGTCAGCGTAAGCGCGGCCTATACCCCGAGCACGTCATCGGCGGCGGCGAAGATCCTCGCCTCCGGACAGGGCGCGATCGAAACCGATTTCATGAAAATCGCCGGCTTTCCGCAGCTCAGCTTCGGAACCAGTTCCACGTCCACGTGGGGCAATTCGCGAATGAGGGTCGCGCTGGTCCTCGATAACACCGGGTCGATGCGCGACAACGGCAAGATGGCCGCGCTGCAACGGGCAGCCAAGGACATGATCGACTCACTGTCGGCTTTCGCCAAAACCGCCGACGACGTCTACATTTCGATCATTCCTTTCGCAAAGGACGTTAACGTCGACAAGTCAAACTATAACGCAGCCTGGATCAACTGGACCGAATGGGAAGCTGAGCCTCCGATTCTCATTGAGGAAAATTATCCCATCAATGTAAGATACAACGGTCTGACCTATGACAAATGGGAAGATATTGGTCCTGGTGCCCCCTGTCCATTCGATACACGAAACAATGGCAGCCCTCGGCCAACCCAAAATAGTCGCGTAGGTAAATTCAGTTTTGCTTGTATGGACCGCCCAGGCTCCCTTTCCGGCGCAACAGACCTCAGCAGCCTATACACCAATCGATATCTAATTCCGTCAGATCCGAGCGGAAAGTATTATGGCATGATCTGCCCTGGCATCGACGGTGGAGCAAAGTTCCCTAGGAAAAGGGATATTTACTACAACGGTTGCTATACCAGCGTTGTAGATACGGACAGAAGTGTAGTCGTTTCAACGGGATCTGGCGCAAGCTGCCCCAGCACCACACCAAATTGTTCATGCACGGGCAGCGGCAGGAACCGCAAATGCACCCAAGCAAAGTACAAGCATTACTGGCGCGCCCACCCGACTGACACCAATCAGGCGAAAGATGCCGCTCCTGCTCACAGCACCTGGACCGGTTGCATCAACGATCGCGATCAGGCCTACGACATCTCCAATGCCGATCCCTCTTCAGGCAGCAGCGGAACACCCTCCACGAAGTTCTACGCCGAACAGTTGAACGGCTGTCTTCCGGCCACCATTACGCCCGTGAGTTCTCAATCGAGTACCCTGAAGAACCAGATCGACTCGATGTCGCCCAGCGGTAGTACGAACCAGGCCATCGGTCTCGCCTGGGGATGGCAGACGCTGAGTACCACGAACGGCCCCTTCCCGGCGCCCGCCAAGGATAAAGCATATGTCTATCAGGACTATCTGGTACTCTTGTCTGACGGCTTGAACACGCGGAACCGCTGGTCTGGCAACGGAAGCGACCACTCGCCGGAGGTCGATGTGCGGCAGGCGCTGCTATGTCAGAAGGTCAAGGACAGCGGCACCGTCATTTTCACTGTCCAGGTCAATGTCGGCAACAGGGATCCGCTATCCCAGGTGCTACAGGACTGCGCTTCCAACGGAAATTTTCAGATGATCACGTCGGCTAACCAGACTGCCGACGCTTTTCAGAACATCCTCACGCAAATCTCGCAACTCCGCATCGCCAAATAA
- a CDS encoding phasin family protein: MTKIEDIQQQGKEQFDAAVTTASGFQKGVQAIAVAFGDYSRKSFEDGRAFTEKLAGAKSLDQAIEAQTAYARTAYETFVSESQKIGGLYADLAKQAYKPFEDFTAKFVPDAR, translated from the coding sequence ATGACCAAGATCGAAGACATTCAGCAGCAGGGTAAAGAGCAGTTCGACGCCGCGGTCACAACCGCGAGCGGTTTTCAGAAGGGCGTTCAGGCTATTGCCGTAGCCTTCGGGGATTACTCGCGGAAGTCGTTTGAAGACGGCAGAGCCTTCACCGAGAAGCTCGCCGGGGCGAAATCGCTGGATCAGGCGATCGAGGCGCAGACCGCGTATGCCAGAACCGCCTACGAGACGTTCGTCAGCGAGTCGCAGAAAATCGGCGGACTGTACGCTGATCTCGCCAAGCAAGCCTATAAGCCATTTGAGGATTTTACGGCGAAGTTCGTTCCGGACGCCCGTTGA
- a CDS encoding D-alanyl-D-alanine carboxypeptidase, translating to MLRTTLASSRATRVGALGLAAIIAVVFTIDHADARRARQHHRHHQQQVRHSYNPPFASIVVDANSGATLSSTSPDSLRHPASLTKMMTLYMLFERLDAGRIGLDSEMRVSARAAAQNPTKLGLRPGQTIRVEDAIKGLVTKSANDAAVVIAEAIAGDEDDFARMMTRKARALGMTRTVYRNASGLPDDDQVTTARDQATLGRALQDRFPRYYRYFATTSFTFRGRTIRGHNRLVGSVDGVDGIKTGYIRASGFNLVTNLKRGNRHLVGVVLGGRSGGSRDATMRKLLAENLDKAATRRTVAAIAESSMAEANARAAEDQARSRPRGTTQVDGAVQVASTVPELVSLPAERPAHLSRSLTAAPAAALPPKRPLAEPAPLTSGVIETQPIDAVPGSAEPMKPVRVKTVQVRAKAVRLASAGPAPALSPAAGDAAADREAAPETSGSVVARANMPPQPANFGTGQGILGVLPASSLPASTRQAMVHADPAPAVQPRTVQKNGALKPVASHSGWIIQVGALETESQARERLDAARGRAPRMLGKADPFTEPVAKGSKKLYRARFAGLERDEAEAVCRKLKRSDISCITIKN from the coding sequence ATGCTTCGCACCACCTTGGCTTCCTCGCGCGCAACGCGTGTTGGCGCGCTTGGGCTTGCAGCGATCATCGCCGTCGTTTTTACGATCGATCATGCAGATGCGCGGCGTGCCCGTCAGCACCATCGCCACCACCAGCAGCAGGTGCGGCATAGCTACAATCCGCCCTTCGCGTCGATCGTGGTGGATGCTAATTCCGGGGCGACGCTGTCGTCCACCAGCCCCGACAGTCTTCGCCATCCGGCGTCGCTCACCAAGATGATGACGCTCTACATGCTTTTCGAGCGTCTGGACGCCGGCAGGATCGGCCTCGACAGCGAGATGCGCGTTTCAGCGCGCGCGGCCGCGCAGAACCCGACCAAGCTCGGCCTGCGACCGGGTCAGACCATCCGCGTCGAAGATGCGATCAAGGGGCTGGTGACGAAATCCGCCAACGACGCGGCGGTCGTCATCGCCGAGGCGATCGCAGGCGACGAAGACGACTTCGCCAGGATGATGACGCGGAAGGCCCGTGCGCTCGGCATGACACGGACGGTCTATCGCAACGCTTCAGGTCTTCCCGACGACGATCAAGTCACCACGGCGCGGGACCAGGCAACGCTCGGCCGTGCGTTGCAGGATCGTTTCCCGCGCTACTATCGCTATTTCGCGACCACCTCATTCACGTTCCGTGGTCGCACCATTCGGGGTCATAACCGTCTGGTCGGCAGCGTCGATGGCGTCGACGGTATCAAAACAGGCTATATTCGAGCTTCCGGCTTCAATCTCGTCACCAACCTCAAGCGCGGCAATCGCCACCTTGTCGGCGTGGTTCTTGGCGGTCGCAGCGGCGGCTCCCGCGACGCCACCATGCGCAAACTGCTGGCGGAAAATCTCGACAAGGCCGCGACGCGGCGGACGGTCGCCGCGATTGCCGAAAGCAGCATGGCGGAGGCCAATGCGAGGGCGGCCGAGGATCAGGCGCGCTCACGGCCGAGGGGTACGACGCAGGTGGACGGAGCCGTTCAAGTCGCGTCCACCGTGCCCGAGCTTGTCTCGCTGCCGGCCGAGCGTCCCGCTCATCTGAGCCGATCGCTGACAGCGGCTCCGGCGGCGGCGTTACCTCCGAAGCGGCCTTTAGCCGAACCGGCTCCCTTGACGAGCGGCGTTATCGAAACCCAGCCGATCGACGCCGTTCCCGGCTCGGCCGAACCGATGAAGCCGGTGCGGGTCAAGACGGTACAGGTCAGGGCGAAAGCGGTCAGACTGGCATCGGCCGGGCCGGCGCCTGCTTTGTCTCCGGCCGCCGGCGACGCCGCAGCGGATCGCGAGGCGGCGCCGGAAACGTCGGGCTCGGTCGTGGCGCGGGCGAACATGCCGCCGCAGCCTGCCAACTTCGGCACCGGTCAGGGCATCCTGGGGGTGCTTCCGGCCTCCAGTCTTCCTGCTTCGACAAGGCAGGCGATGGTTCATGCTGATCCGGCGCCCGCGGTTCAGCCGCGAACAGTTCAGAAGAATGGCGCGCTCAAGCCGGTCGCGTCGCATTCGGGTTGGATCATTCAGGTCGGCGCGCTGGAAACCGAGAGCCAGGCGCGCGAGCGTCTCGATGCGGCCCGAGGCCGCGCTCCGAGGATGCTGGGCAAGGCCGATCCTTTCACCGAGCCCGTCGCCAAGGGCAGCAAGAAGCTATATCGCGCCCGCTTCGCCGGCCTCGAACGCGATGAGGCCGAAGCCGTGTGCCGCAAGCTGAAGCGTTCGGATATATCCTGCATCACGATCAAAAACTGA
- a CDS encoding DnaJ domain-containing protein, translated as MPTLIAGLFTFLFLYLLLQLLRAANPAVLARAIRLAGGIIAFGMAAFIGSRGELAVALPLALLGVGLLGWSSSGMSFFARLFGAGMQRTAHGHTSQVRSRFLEMVLDHASGRLGGWIIDGPDAGRSLDDFDLPRLLAMMTGFDAESCALLEAYLDRRFPAWRHNAQGDPAGGRSRASPGGKMTDEEAYQILGLQPGAGNDEIRRAHRGLMKKLHPDQGGSTYLAARVNAAKDTLLRTHRS; from the coding sequence ATGCCGACACTGATAGCAGGCCTCTTCACGTTCCTGTTTCTGTATTTGCTGCTTCAATTGTTGCGGGCGGCAAATCCGGCCGTTCTGGCGCGAGCCATCAGGCTCGCCGGCGGCATCATCGCGTTTGGAATGGCGGCTTTCATAGGCAGCAGGGGGGAGCTGGCGGTTGCGCTGCCGCTAGCGCTTCTCGGCGTCGGACTTTTGGGATGGTCGTCCTCGGGCATGTCATTCTTCGCCAGGCTTTTTGGCGCGGGAATGCAGCGTACGGCCCACGGACACACGTCCCAGGTTCGTTCGCGGTTTCTCGAAATGGTCCTGGATCACGCCAGCGGCCGCCTCGGCGGATGGATCATTGACGGACCCGATGCCGGCCGCTCGCTGGATGACTTCGACCTGCCTCGACTCCTCGCCATGATGACAGGCTTCGACGCGGAGAGTTGCGCGCTACTTGAAGCTTATCTGGACCGCAGGTTTCCCGCCTGGCGTCATAACGCGCAAGGCGATCCGGCAGGGGGGAGGAGCCGCGCGTCGCCGGGCGGCAAAATGACGGACGAGGAGGCCTATCAGATCCTTGGCTTGCAGCCGGGGGCGGGAAACGACGAGATTCGTCGCGCGCATCGGGGGCTGATGAAGAAACTGCATCCCGACCAGGGGGGGTCGACGTACCTCGCGGCCCGCGTAAACGCGGCCAAGGATACTTTGCTTCGCACTCATCGCAGCTAA
- a CDS encoding VWA domain-containing protein, with amino-acid sequence MSPYASDGRGRLLFALDATMSRQPTWDMACTLQADMFHEAVGIGSLDIRLVYYRGLNECRSSGWIPDSAKLARLMSAIDCRGGNTQIGKVLSHARTEAVASGIKAVVFVGDAMEESVDDLCAKAGELGLLKVPVFMFQEGHDAIAEQAFREIARLTGGAWCRFDPGAASQLRELLRAAAAYAVGGREALRRLSTTVTSATRLLGQMK; translated from the coding sequence ATGTCGCCTTATGCATCAGACGGCCGTGGCAGGCTGTTGTTCGCGCTCGACGCCACCATGAGCCGGCAGCCGACCTGGGACATGGCATGCACTCTTCAGGCCGACATGTTTCACGAAGCGGTCGGCATCGGCAGCCTCGACATTCGCCTTGTCTACTACCGGGGACTCAACGAATGCCGTTCCAGCGGCTGGATACCCGACAGCGCGAAACTCGCAAGGTTGATGAGCGCCATCGATTGCCGCGGCGGCAACACCCAGATCGGCAAGGTTCTTTCCCACGCGCGCACTGAAGCTGTCGCCTCAGGCATCAAGGCCGTCGTTTTCGTCGGTGACGCGATGGAAGAATCGGTGGACGATCTTTGCGCGAAAGCGGGAGAACTGGGACTGCTGAAAGTCCCCGTGTTCATGTTTCAGGAAGGGCACGATGCGATTGCCGAGCAGGCTTTTCGCGAAATCGCGCGGCTGACCGGCGGCGCCTGGTGTCGGTTCGATCCTGGCGCGGCGAGCCAATTGCGCGAACTGCTTCGCGCAGCGGCGGCTTATGCGGTGGGCGGCCGGGAGGCCTTGCGGCGGCTGTCGACGACCGTAACAAGTGCCACCCGGCTATTGGGACAGATGAAGTAA